AATCTACTTATATATAAATTTTATTAATTGTGGAGCAACTTCTGGAAGCAGTAGAAAAAATTCTGCAAGATAGGCCTTTCGGATACATTCAGCGGTTTGTGCTTCACCAATCTTGGTTAGGCAAAACTTATGGTGAGATGGCGAATGGTTCGGGCTACCGTAGTGAATATATTAAGGAAGTTGGCTCTCAGTTGTGGCACGACTTGTCCGAAGTACTAGGACAGAGAGTCACCAAAAAGAACCTGCATTTAGTTTTGGGGAAATATCACCAAGACATTACAGAGCTAAATTCATATCAGCCTCAAGATGAATTTATAACAGAATATAGACCAGAAAAAGTTTTTCTAGACTCATTCTCAACTAACAAAATGGACTTTCCCAACGGCCCCGTGCCCCTGGATTCTCCTTTTTATATTAATCGTCCTCCCCTAGAACAACTAATTTCCAACGAGATTATGCAACCTGGTTGCTTACTGCGAATCAAAGCACCCAGGAAAATGGGGAAAAGTTCACTGCTCAACCGCATGATTGCTCACGCGAAAAAGCAAGGTTGTCAAATTGTCTATTTAGACTTTCAAGAAGCTGATGCAGATATTTTTGGATCGTTAGATAAATTTCTGCGGTGGTTCTGCGTCAATGTCGCCAGGCAGTTGAACCTTCTACCCAGTTTGGATGATTTTTGGGATGCGGAGATGGGCAGCAAGGTGAGCTGCAAAATCTACTTCGAGGGTTATTTACTGCAATACGTTGAAAATAGTCCCATAGTCTTGGCTTTGAATGAAGTCAATCGGATTTTTGAACATCCCAATATTGCTCAAGACTTCTTGCCAATGCTACGATTTTGGCACGAACAAGCAAAGCAGGATCAGACTTGGCAAAAACTGCGAATTGTGGTAGTTCACACAACAGAAATTTATATTCCCTTGCAATTAAACCAATCTCCATTCAATGTGGGAGTGACAGTTTCATTGCCTGGGTTCACCTTAGAACAAATACAGAGTTTGGCGCAACGCTACGGACTCGACTGGGCAGCAGACACAGAAGGAGCGAAACGTCTAGCATCCTTGCAAGCAATGATTGGAGGGCATCCCTATCTAGTGAACTTGGCACTTTATCATCTGCGTCAAGGGAAAATGACGCTGGAAGAGTTATTACAAACAGCATCCACACCAACAGGAATCTACAGTCAGCATCTGCGAGAACTATTGACGCTACTGCAAAAAGAACCACAATTAATGTCAGCGATGCAGCAGGTGGTGGTGGTTAATGAAGCAGTAGAACTAGATGCGATCGCTGGCTATAAGCTTGAAAGTATGGGTTTAGTGCAACTAGATGGCAATCAAGCCCGCGTCAGCTGCGAGTTATATCGCCTTTATTTTCATCAACAACTGGTAAAACAAAATAGTGCTAACGGTTCCGGTACTTTGTTTGCACAAAAAGCACAAAAATACTCGCCTGTAAATACAACTGATACACTACGTCAGTTCATCAATTTACAATACTTCAAACAATATCTAGAAATGGAGTGGCCGCAATGGCAAACATCGGCTGTACCCCTATCTCTAATTGTCTGTGAAATTGACTATTTTCAACTATACAGTGAAACTAATGGGTATTTAGCTGCCAATAATAACTTGCTGCGCATTGCCAGTACTATCCGCAACTGCCTGAAACATCATGCTACTCTCATAGCACACTATGAACAGACAAAGTTTGCTGCTATCTTGCCACAAGCAAACACTGATGTTGCTATTGCACTTGCAGAAAATATTCGCGAGAGGGTAAAACAATTAGCGATCGCTCACGCTAATTCTCAACTTGATCCAGTTCCCACTCCCATTTTCAATGTGAGTTTAGGAATTGCCACTGTAAAACCTAGTTATGAAAACTCTCCGAGTATGTTGCTTGCTGCTGCTGAAGAAGCACTCGTGCAATCTAAGAGAAAAGAGTAGAAATGATTAAAAATGAAATAAACAAGTCAAATATTCTTGTTTTTTGATTTTTGAAAGTGCCCCACTACGGGGAAGTCAAAAGTCAAAAGTCAAAAGTCAAAAGTCAAAAGTCAAAAGTCAAAAGTCAAAAGTCAAAAGTCAAAAGTCAAAAGTCAAAAATAT
Above is a window of Nostoc sp. UHCC 0702 DNA encoding:
- a CDS encoding AAA-like domain-containing protein yields the protein MEAVEKILQDRPFGYIQRFVLHQSWLGKTYGEMANGSGYRSEYIKEVGSQLWHDLSEVLGQRVTKKNLHLVLGKYHQDITELNSYQPQDEFITEYRPEKVFLDSFSTNKMDFPNGPVPLDSPFYINRPPLEQLISNEIMQPGCLLRIKAPRKMGKSSLLNRMIAHAKKQGCQIVYLDFQEADADIFGSLDKFLRWFCVNVARQLNLLPSLDDFWDAEMGSKVSCKIYFEGYLLQYVENSPIVLALNEVNRIFEHPNIAQDFLPMLRFWHEQAKQDQTWQKLRIVVVHTTEIYIPLQLNQSPFNVGVTVSLPGFTLEQIQSLAQRYGLDWAADTEGAKRLASLQAMIGGHPYLVNLALYHLRQGKMTLEELLQTASTPTGIYSQHLRELLTLLQKEPQLMSAMQQVVVVNEAVELDAIAGYKLESMGLVQLDGNQARVSCELYRLYFHQQLVKQNSANGSGTLFAQKAQKYSPVNTTDTLRQFINLQYFKQYLEMEWPQWQTSAVPLSLIVCEIDYFQLYSETNGYLAANNNLLRIASTIRNCLKHHATLIAHYEQTKFAAILPQANTDVAIALAENIRERVKQLAIAHANSQLDPVPTPIFNVSLGIATVKPSYENSPSMLLAAAEEALVQSKRKE